A genomic window from Prunus persica cultivar Lovell chromosome G2, Prunus_persica_NCBIv2, whole genome shotgun sequence includes:
- the LOC18786854 gene encoding probable WRKY transcription factor 24, with amino-acid sequence MEGHQEQYYPPPSTSSSLPLLPPHPSYLFPSSSTSMNPPPLPEPHHQQQAQLPDIDWVSLLSGHHDHQINNNEPAAMVEVNNNENNVIEAAQEEKGSNKRKGGEGRKISVMKKASRPRFAFQTRSADDILDDGYRWRKYGQKAVKNSLYPRSYYRCTHHTCSVKKQVQRLSKDTSIVVTTYEGVHNHPCEKLMETLTPLLKQMQFLSRF; translated from the exons ATGGAAGGTCATCAAGAGCAATACTATCCACCTCCATCAACATCGTCATCACTACCATTATTGCCACCCCACCCTTCCTACCTTTTCCCATCCTCCTCAACCTCAATGAACCCTCCTCCTCTTCCAGAGCCTCATCATCAGCAGCAAGCCCAGCTTCCAGACATTGACTGGGTCAGCCTTCTCTCTGGTCATCATGATCATCAGATTAATAATAATGAGCCTGCTGCTATGGTGGAGgttaataataatgaaaataatgttATTGAAGCTGCTCAGGAAGAAAAGGGTAGCAATAAAAGGAAAGGTGGTGAGGGCAGGAAAATTAGTGTGATGAAAAAAGCGAGCAGGCCTAGGTTTGCCTTCCAGACTCGGAGTGCCGATGATATTCTTGATGATGGCTACCGCTGGAGAAAATATGGGCAGAAAGCCGTCAAGAACAGCTTGTATCCCAG gAGCTACTATCGATGCACACATCACACATGCAGTGTGAAAAAGCAGGTTCAGAGGCTATCAAAGGACACAAGCATCGTCGTTACAACTTATGAAGGAGTTCACAATCATCCATGTGAGAAGCTGATGGAAACCCTTACTCCTCTTCTCAAGCAAATGCAATTTCTCTCTAGGttctaa